Proteins co-encoded in one Burkholderia ambifaria AMMD genomic window:
- a CDS encoding TetR/AcrR family transcriptional regulator codes for MPPRHVQVPAPPGQPAAQPAPALRRRPRQSRAQATSDALQQAFVQLLLERGYAKATIREIAAVAGVSIGTFYEYFGDKQSLAALCIHRRVQALADRLRDAAHGLGGAPRAELAAALVDVQVDAIGADAALWGAFFALERQVSPLAAYRRHYDAYVALWRDAFAQAADPPPAARLDGVARMAHTICYGGVSQALLTLGPSLDFIALRAELQAVLRAYLAAAGE; via the coding sequence ATGCCGCCGCGACATGTTCAGGTTCCGGCGCCGCCCGGCCAGCCGGCGGCGCAACCCGCGCCCGCGTTGCGCCGCCGGCCGCGCCAGTCGCGCGCGCAGGCCACGTCCGACGCGCTTCAGCAGGCCTTCGTTCAGCTTTTGCTCGAGCGCGGCTACGCGAAGGCGACGATCCGCGAGATCGCGGCCGTCGCGGGCGTAAGCATCGGCACCTTCTATGAATACTTCGGCGACAAGCAGAGCCTCGCCGCGCTGTGCATCCACCGGCGCGTGCAGGCGCTGGCAGACCGGCTGCGCGACGCGGCGCACGGCTTGGGCGGCGCGCCGCGCGCCGAACTCGCGGCCGCGCTGGTGGATGTGCAGGTCGATGCGATCGGCGCCGACGCCGCACTGTGGGGCGCTTTCTTCGCGCTGGAGCGGCAGGTGTCGCCGCTCGCTGCGTATCGCCGGCATTACGACGCGTATGTCGCGCTGTGGCGCGACGCGTTCGCGCAGGCCGCCGATCCGCCGCCGGCCGCGCGGCTCGACGGGGTCGCCCGGATGGCGCATACGATCTGCTACGGCGGCGTGTCGCAGGCGCTGCTCACGCTCGGGCCCTCGCTCGATTTCATCGCACTGCGCGCCGAGCTTCAGGCCGTGCTGCGCGCCTATCTGGCGGCCGCAGGCGAGTGA
- a CDS encoding pyridoxal phosphate-dependent aminotransferase, whose translation MRSATTPRSKLPDVGTTIFTVIGQLAAQHDALNLSQGAPNFAPDPALVEGVARAMRDGHNQYAPMAGLASLRERLAEKTEALYGTRYDPGTEITVIASASEGLYAAISALVHPGDEVIYFEPSFDSYAPIVRMQGATPVAIKLSSGHFRVNWDEVAAAITPRTRMIIVNTPHNPTATVFSADDLERLAQLTRDTDIVVLSDEVYEHVVFDGAQHQSVARHRALAERSVIVSSFGKSFHVTGWRVGHCLAPAELMGEIRKVHQFMVFSADTPMQVAFAEILARPDSYLGLSAFYQAKRDLLARELADSRFELLPSEGSFFMLARFRHFSDERDSDFVLRLIRDARVATIPLSAFYADGTDAGVIRLSFSKDDATLIEGARRLRSL comes from the coding sequence ATGCGAAGCGCCACCACGCCTCGTTCGAAACTGCCGGACGTCGGGACGACGATCTTCACGGTGATCGGCCAGCTTGCCGCGCAGCACGATGCGCTGAACCTGTCGCAGGGCGCGCCGAATTTCGCGCCCGATCCGGCGCTCGTCGAGGGCGTCGCGCGCGCGATGCGCGACGGCCACAACCAGTACGCGCCGATGGCCGGCCTCGCGTCGCTGCGCGAGCGGCTCGCGGAGAAGACCGAGGCGCTGTACGGCACGCGCTACGACCCGGGCACCGAGATCACGGTGATCGCGAGCGCGAGCGAAGGGCTCTACGCGGCGATCAGCGCGCTCGTGCATCCGGGCGACGAAGTGATCTATTTCGAGCCGTCGTTCGACAGCTATGCGCCGATCGTGCGGATGCAGGGCGCGACGCCGGTCGCGATCAAGCTGTCGTCCGGGCATTTCCGCGTGAACTGGGACGAAGTGGCCGCGGCGATCACGCCGCGCACGCGGATGATCATCGTCAACACGCCGCACAACCCGACCGCGACGGTGTTTTCCGCCGACGATCTCGAACGGCTCGCGCAGCTCACGCGCGATACCGACATCGTGGTGTTGTCCGACGAAGTCTACGAGCACGTCGTGTTCGACGGCGCGCAGCACCAGAGCGTCGCGCGTCATCGCGCGCTGGCCGAGCGCAGCGTGATCGTGTCGTCGTTCGGCAAGTCGTTCCACGTGACGGGCTGGCGGGTCGGTCATTGCCTCGCACCGGCCGAGCTGATGGGCGAGATCCGCAAGGTGCACCAATTCATGGTGTTCTCGGCCGATACGCCGATGCAGGTCGCGTTCGCGGAGATCCTCGCGCGGCCCGACAGCTATCTCGGCCTGTCGGCGTTCTACCAGGCCAAGCGCGACCTGCTCGCGCGCGAGCTGGCCGATTCGCGCTTCGAGCTGCTGCCGAGCGAAGGCTCGTTCTTCATGCTCGCGCGGTTCCGGCACTTCTCGGACGAGCGCGACAGCGACTTCGTGCTGCGCCTGATCCGCGATGCGCGCGTCGCGACGATTCCGCTGTCGGCGTTCTATGCCGACGGCACCGACGCGGGCGTGATTCGCCTCAGTTTCTCGAAGGACGACGCGACGCTGATCGAAGGCGCGCGGCGGTTGCGGTCGCTGTAA
- a CDS encoding ABC transporter substrate-binding protein: protein MKHGHTLKLAFALACALGAGAAFADGQTLRFGLEAQYPPFESKAPNGDLQGFDIDVGNAVCQSAKLSCKWVETSFDGLIPALKGRKFDAINSAMNATEQRRQAIDFTTIIYRVPTQLIARTGSGLLPTPESLKGKRVGVLQASIQETYAKAHWEPAGVSIVAYQDQNQAYADLVAGRVDATLVLAPAGQRGFLSRPDGKGFAFVGQPVRDDKILGSGIAFGLRKGDDALKAKLDAAIDKLKADGTVKSLGQKYFGDIDISTR, encoded by the coding sequence ATGAAGCACGGACACACCCTGAAACTCGCGTTCGCACTCGCATGCGCGCTCGGCGCCGGTGCGGCGTTCGCCGACGGCCAGACCCTGCGTTTCGGCCTGGAGGCGCAATACCCGCCGTTCGAATCGAAGGCGCCGAACGGCGACCTGCAGGGCTTCGACATCGACGTCGGCAACGCCGTTTGCCAGAGCGCGAAGCTGTCGTGCAAGTGGGTCGAGACGTCGTTCGACGGATTGATTCCCGCGCTCAAAGGTCGCAAGTTCGACGCGATCAACTCGGCGATGAATGCGACCGAACAGCGGCGTCAGGCGATCGACTTCACGACGATCATCTACCGCGTGCCGACGCAACTGATCGCGCGCACCGGCAGCGGCCTGCTGCCGACGCCGGAATCGCTGAAGGGCAAGCGCGTCGGCGTGCTGCAGGCGTCGATCCAGGAAACCTACGCGAAGGCGCACTGGGAGCCGGCCGGCGTGTCGATCGTCGCGTACCAGGACCAGAACCAGGCGTACGCGGATCTCGTGGCGGGCCGCGTCGACGCGACGCTGGTGCTCGCGCCGGCCGGCCAGCGCGGCTTCCTGTCCCGTCCGGACGGCAAGGGCTTCGCGTTCGTCGGGCAGCCGGTGCGCGACGACAAGATTCTCGGCAGCGGGATCGCGTTCGGCCTGCGCAAGGGCGACGACGCGCTGAAGGCGAAGCTCGATGCGGCGATCGACAAGCTGAAGGCGGACGGCACGGTGAAGTCGCTCGGCCAGAAGTACTTCGGCGACATCGACATTTCTACCCGGTAA
- a CDS encoding FAD-binding oxidoreductase: MQSFDTAAGKSGCGAADDALEAALVAGLGDALVTRAADIDPHYFTAYNEPAGVRPRALVRPRSVDDVSRALALCTRLGQPVVPQGGLTGLARGAVALGGEVVLSLERFAGVEAIDAAAGTMTVRAGTPLQTVQEAADAAGFTFGVDLGARGSCQIGGMLATNAGGTRAIRYGMMREQVLGLEAVLADGTVVSSMNRMLKNNAGYDLKQLFIGSEGTLGVVTRAVLRLHPKLGAPATALCRVHGYDAVVALWDRMRALPEIVSFEAMWPAFYDYVARHTPGVVAPFAGDGSFAVLIECATSAPRGDAREALETALADALDMGLVDDAALATSERQARDLWTLREGLAIDALPHLVNFDVSLPTGELGLFAERCEAALRALWPDIVCLCFGHVGDGNVHIGVSLADMRDTDADAIDRCVYAVVREMGGSVSAEHGIGMLKRAYLGHTRGEAEIGLMRRLKAALDPAGLLNPGKVL, encoded by the coding sequence ATGCAGAGCTTCGATACGGCTGCGGGGAAAAGCGGTTGCGGCGCGGCGGACGACGCGCTCGAGGCGGCGCTCGTCGCCGGCCTGGGCGACGCACTCGTCACGCGGGCGGCCGACATCGATCCGCACTACTTCACCGCGTACAACGAGCCGGCCGGCGTGCGGCCGCGCGCGCTGGTGCGGCCGCGCAGCGTCGACGACGTGTCACGCGCGCTTGCGCTGTGCACGCGGCTCGGGCAGCCGGTCGTGCCGCAGGGCGGCCTCACGGGGCTCGCGCGCGGCGCGGTCGCGCTGGGCGGCGAGGTCGTGCTGTCGCTGGAACGTTTCGCCGGCGTCGAAGCAATCGACGCGGCGGCAGGGACGATGACGGTGCGCGCCGGGACGCCACTGCAGACTGTGCAGGAAGCGGCGGATGCGGCGGGCTTCACGTTCGGTGTGGATCTCGGCGCACGCGGTTCGTGCCAGATCGGCGGCATGCTCGCGACCAACGCGGGCGGCACGCGCGCGATCCGCTACGGCATGATGCGCGAGCAGGTGCTCGGCCTCGAGGCGGTGCTGGCCGACGGCACCGTGGTGTCGTCGATGAACCGGATGCTGAAGAACAACGCGGGCTACGACCTGAAGCAGCTGTTCATCGGCAGCGAAGGCACGCTCGGCGTCGTCACGCGCGCGGTGCTGCGGCTGCATCCCAAGCTCGGCGCGCCGGCGACCGCGCTCTGCCGGGTGCATGGCTACGATGCCGTCGTCGCGTTGTGGGATCGCATGCGCGCGCTACCGGAGATCGTCAGTTTCGAAGCGATGTGGCCGGCTTTCTATGACTACGTCGCGCGTCATACGCCCGGCGTGGTCGCGCCGTTCGCGGGCGACGGCAGCTTCGCGGTACTGATCGAGTGCGCGACGAGCGCCCCGCGCGGCGATGCGCGCGAGGCGCTGGAAACCGCGCTCGCGGATGCGCTCGACATGGGACTCGTCGACGATGCCGCGCTGGCGACCTCGGAGCGGCAGGCGCGTGACCTGTGGACATTGCGCGAGGGCCTCGCAATCGATGCGCTGCCGCATCTGGTGAACTTCGACGTGAGCCTGCCGACCGGCGAACTCGGCCTGTTCGCCGAGCGCTGCGAAGCGGCATTGCGCGCGCTTTGGCCCGATATCGTGTGTCTGTGCTTCGGCCACGTCGGTGACGGCAACGTGCATATCGGCGTATCGCTCGCCGACATGCGCGACACGGATGCCGACGCGATCGATCGGTGCGTGTATGCGGTTGTCCGCGAGATGGGCGGCTCGGTGTCGGCGGAGCACGGCATCGGCATGCTCAAGCGAGCCTATCTCGGCCACACGCGCGGCGAAGCCGAAATCGGCCTGATGCGGCGCCTGAAGGCCGCGCTCGATCCCGCAGGCCTACTCAATCCCGGCAAGGTGCTTTGA
- a CDS encoding PadR family transcriptional regulator — protein MTSSRPSPLALAVLATLTETPMHPYGMLQQLKARGYDEVVNVRQRTSLYQTIDRLLRDGLIAVHDTERDGAFPERTLYTLTEAGHTAGQAWLHALLAEPAREFPAFGAGLAFLPLLDAEDARHQLERRIAALEAERERLESLRNAAQNDQVPRLFLLQNEHALVLLNAELDWARSVVEHLKIGALRWVDV, from the coding sequence ATGACATCGAGCCGCCCGTCTCCGCTCGCCCTCGCGGTCCTCGCGACGCTCACCGAAACGCCGATGCATCCGTACGGGATGCTGCAGCAGTTGAAGGCGCGCGGCTACGACGAAGTCGTCAACGTGCGGCAGCGCACGAGCCTCTACCAGACGATCGACCGTCTGCTGCGCGACGGACTGATCGCCGTGCACGACACCGAGCGCGATGGCGCGTTTCCCGAGCGCACGCTGTACACGCTGACCGAGGCCGGGCACACGGCCGGCCAGGCGTGGCTGCATGCGCTGCTCGCGGAGCCTGCGCGCGAGTTTCCGGCGTTCGGCGCCGGCCTTGCATTCCTGCCGCTGCTCGACGCGGAGGACGCTCGCCACCAACTCGAGCGCCGTATCGCCGCGCTCGAAGCTGAGCGCGAACGTCTCGAGTCGCTGCGCAACGCCGCGCAGAACGACCAGGTGCCGCGCCTGTTCCTGCTGCAGAACGAGCATGCGCTCGTGCTGCTCAACGCGGAGCTCGACTGGGCCCGCAGCGTCGTCGAACACCTGAAGATCGGCGCGCTGCGCTGGGTCGACGTCTGA
- the cadR gene encoding Cd(II)/Pb(II)-responsive transcriptional regulator: MKIGELAKAARCTPETIRFYEREGLMPDAERTDANYRNYTDVHVERLRFIRNCRALDMAHDEIRTLLQLTDTPADPCDSVNSLLDEHIGHVDARLAELTHLRDQLTELRRQCVGEHSVEDCGIVHGLATMETVAPAAKRSHLG, encoded by the coding sequence ATGAAGATCGGCGAATTGGCCAAGGCGGCCCGCTGCACGCCCGAAACGATCCGCTTCTACGAGCGGGAGGGGCTGATGCCCGATGCGGAGCGCACCGATGCGAACTACCGCAACTACACCGACGTGCACGTCGAACGGCTGCGCTTCATCCGCAACTGCCGCGCGCTCGACATGGCGCACGACGAAATCCGCACGCTGCTGCAACTCACCGACACGCCGGCCGACCCGTGCGATTCGGTCAACTCGCTGCTCGACGAGCACATCGGCCACGTCGATGCGCGCCTCGCCGAACTGACGCATCTACGCGACCAGCTCACCGAATTGCGCCGCCAGTGCGTCGGCGAACATTCGGTGGAGGATTGCGGAATCGTGCATGGTCTGGCGACGATGGAAACCGTCGCGCCGGCCGCGAAGCGCTCGCACCTCGGCTGA